One segment of Longimicrobiaceae bacterium DNA contains the following:
- the dnaE gene encoding DNA polymerase III subunit alpha, with product MCGFCHLHCHSEYSLLDGANRIGDLIKRAKEFEQPALALTDHGCMFGAWVFQEQAKKAGIKPIVGMEAYVAPNSRHDRAKAKGEKGYYHLVLLARDFQGYKNLTKLTSIGYTEGFYSKPRIDREVLRQYGEGLIVTSACLAGEVAQHLMEDRWDEAREAVAWHQEVFRDRYYLEVQGHDSQGQDELNRRIFKLAEEMGAPVVATNDTHFLRAEDHQAHDVLLCIGLGKDFSDPNRMKYDDQLYFKSGPEMAERFPGRPDVLENTLRIADEINWSYPKGYHVPAFPVQEEGFATEDEMLRAWVWSGALKHYGQGAGGAQGPAGEIAPHSEEEVRAALPAEIVERVEYELDVITKLGYSGYFLITADFIREARRRDIPVGPGRGSAAGSIVAYCMGITDCCPIKFDLLFERFLNPERVSMPDIDVDFCFERRGEVIEYVREKYGRDAVGQIITFGTMKSRAVVKDVGRTLGFLPAETDRLAKLIPNGPAYSLTVQEAVEKIPEIKELYDKEDRYRQLLDYSTTLEGLSRHSSVHAAGVVIAPGPLDEYVPICTQSTKGSGGSGESIIVTQYDMTCLEKAGMLKMDFLGLKTLTVIYDAVTAIRERHGALRHPDTGKEYARAEDIELDDPEVYRMLARGGTAGVFQFESALATEKIRAMKADRFDDLVAANALVRPGPLDMGMDLVYIRRKLGQEKVVYPHESLVDVLEPTYGVIVYQEQVMRIAQILGGLSLAEADVLRKAVGKKDAELIAKELGKFVEKAVEKGHDRRMVQDLAEQIEAFGRYGFNKSHSAAYGLLAFQTAWLKCHYPAEFMAALMSSVVDKIDDVVSYIAQCREMGKYLPRVGREGIEVLPPHVNESNWKFNVVGEGVGKIRFGLGAIRGVGEGAVRSILAARITEGPFTSMFDLLCRIDLRLCNKRVIEALICAGALDGFDQGGGRAQLLAGLDAAFAAAQQAQRDRESAQESMFGDLMGGDVGNTAGIAEPALPPVEKWQEGERLAREKEILGFFISGHPLDKFREDVALFERVNTANLREHRDQKVELACVVTEAARQISKKDGSEWGRITVEDFYGTATVLAFGESWARWKDVLQQDTPVLIRGAVSGRERDEEDPPMFLDGAVRLADLRESGEVGVCVELGADGTDALRIQQAKECFARNPGPGPLVVVWRNGGTLPPGDEPRLRSRTVRVAPTEVLLTELRGVLGEERVKLVRG from the coding sequence ATGTGCGGCTTCTGCCACCTGCACTGCCACTCCGAGTACTCCCTCCTCGACGGTGCCAACCGTATCGGGGACCTGATCAAGCGCGCCAAGGAGTTCGAGCAGCCGGCGCTCGCGCTCACCGACCACGGCTGCATGTTCGGCGCGTGGGTGTTCCAGGAGCAGGCGAAGAAGGCGGGGATCAAGCCCATCGTGGGGATGGAGGCCTACGTCGCCCCCAACAGCCGACACGACCGCGCCAAGGCCAAGGGGGAGAAAGGCTACTACCACCTGGTGCTCCTCGCCCGCGACTTCCAGGGCTACAAGAACCTCACCAAGCTGACCTCCATCGGCTACACGGAGGGCTTCTACTCCAAGCCCCGCATCGACCGCGAGGTGCTCCGGCAGTACGGCGAAGGGCTGATCGTCACCTCCGCCTGCCTGGCCGGCGAGGTCGCCCAGCACCTGATGGAGGACCGCTGGGACGAGGCGCGCGAGGCCGTGGCGTGGCACCAGGAGGTGTTCCGCGACCGCTACTACCTGGAGGTGCAGGGCCACGACTCCCAGGGCCAGGACGAGCTGAACCGCCGCATCTTCAAGCTGGCGGAGGAGATGGGTGCGCCGGTCGTCGCCACCAACGACACCCACTTCCTCCGGGCGGAAGACCACCAGGCGCACGACGTCCTGCTCTGCATCGGGCTGGGGAAGGACTTCTCCGACCCCAACCGGATGAAGTACGACGACCAGCTCTACTTCAAGAGCGGACCGGAGATGGCGGAGCGCTTCCCCGGGCGCCCGGATGTGCTGGAGAACACGCTCCGCATCGCGGACGAGATCAACTGGTCATACCCCAAGGGATACCACGTCCCCGCCTTCCCGGTGCAGGAGGAGGGCTTCGCGACCGAGGACGAGATGCTCCGCGCCTGGGTGTGGAGCGGGGCGCTGAAGCACTACGGACAGGGGGCAGGGGGAGCGCAGGGACCAGCCGGCGAGATCGCGCCGCATTCGGAGGAGGAGGTCCGGGCGGCGCTCCCGGCGGAGATCGTGGAGCGCGTGGAGTACGAGCTGGACGTCATCACCAAGCTGGGCTACTCCGGCTACTTCCTGATCACGGCGGACTTCATCCGCGAGGCCCGCAGGCGCGACATCCCGGTGGGGCCGGGGCGCGGCTCGGCGGCGGGATCCATCGTGGCGTACTGCATGGGGATCACCGACTGCTGCCCCATCAAGTTCGACCTCCTCTTCGAGCGCTTCCTGAACCCGGAGCGCGTGTCGATGCCCGACATCGACGTGGACTTCTGCTTCGAACGGCGCGGCGAGGTCATCGAGTACGTGCGCGAGAAGTACGGCCGAGACGCCGTGGGGCAGATCATCACCTTCGGGACGATGAAGTCGCGCGCGGTGGTCAAGGACGTGGGGCGCACCCTGGGCTTCCTCCCCGCGGAGACGGACCGGCTGGCGAAGCTGATCCCCAACGGCCCGGCGTACTCGCTCACCGTGCAGGAGGCCGTCGAGAAGATCCCGGAGATCAAGGAGCTGTACGACAAGGAGGACCGCTACCGGCAGCTCCTGGACTACTCCACCACGCTGGAAGGGCTCTCGCGGCACTCCAGCGTGCACGCGGCCGGCGTGGTGATCGCGCCGGGGCCGCTGGACGAGTACGTCCCCATCTGCACGCAGAGCACCAAGGGGTCGGGCGGCAGCGGCGAGAGCATCATCGTCACGCAGTACGACATGACCTGCCTGGAGAAGGCGGGGATGCTCAAGATGGACTTCCTGGGGCTGAAGACGCTCACGGTGATCTACGACGCCGTGACCGCCATCCGCGAGCGCCACGGCGCGCTCCGGCACCCCGACACCGGGAAGGAGTACGCCCGGGCCGAGGACATCGAGCTGGACGACCCCGAGGTGTACCGGATGCTGGCGCGCGGCGGCACCGCCGGCGTGTTCCAGTTCGAATCCGCGCTGGCGACGGAGAAGATCCGCGCCATGAAGGCGGACCGCTTCGACGACCTGGTGGCCGCCAACGCGCTGGTGCGCCCCGGCCCGCTCGACATGGGGATGGACCTCGTCTACATCCGGCGCAAGCTGGGGCAGGAGAAGGTGGTCTACCCGCACGAGAGCCTGGTCGACGTGCTGGAGCCCACCTACGGGGTCATCGTCTACCAGGAGCAGGTGATGCGCATCGCGCAGATCCTGGGCGGGCTGTCGCTGGCCGAAGCCGACGTGCTCCGGAAGGCGGTGGGCAAGAAGGACGCAGAGCTGATCGCCAAGGAGCTGGGGAAGTTCGTGGAGAAGGCGGTGGAGAAGGGACACGACCGCAGGATGGTCCAGGACCTCGCCGAACAGATCGAGGCGTTCGGCCGCTACGGCTTCAACAAGTCGCACTCCGCCGCGTACGGGCTGCTGGCCTTCCAGACGGCGTGGCTGAAGTGCCACTACCCGGCCGAGTTCATGGCCGCGCTGATGTCGTCGGTGGTGGACAAGATCGACGACGTGGTGTCGTACATCGCCCAGTGCCGGGAGATGGGGAAGTACCTCCCCCGCGTGGGCCGCGAGGGGATCGAGGTGCTCCCCCCGCACGTCAACGAGTCGAACTGGAAGTTCAACGTCGTCGGCGAGGGCGTGGGGAAGATCCGCTTCGGGCTGGGCGCCATCCGCGGCGTCGGCGAGGGCGCGGTGCGCTCCATCCTGGCCGCGCGGATCACGGAGGGGCCGTTCACCTCCATGTTCGACCTGCTCTGCCGGATCGACCTGCGGCTCTGCAACAAGCGGGTGATCGAGGCGCTGATCTGCGCCGGGGCGCTGGACGGCTTCGACCAGGGCGGCGGGCGTGCCCAGCTCCTGGCCGGTCTGGACGCCGCCTTCGCGGCGGCGCAGCAGGCGCAGCGCGACCGCGAGAGCGCGCAGGAGAGCATGTTCGGCGACCTGATGGGCGGGGACGTGGGGAACACCGCGGGGATCGCGGAGCCGGCGCTCCCCCCCGTGGAGAAGTGGCAGGAGGGCGAGCGGCTGGCGCGGGAGAAGGAGATCCTGGGCTTCTTCATTTCCGGGCACCCCCTGGACAAGTTCCGCGAGGACGTGGCATTGTTCGAGCGGGTCAACACCGCGAACCTCAGGGAGCACCGCGACCAGAAGGTGGAGCTGGCGTGCGTGGTGACCGAGGCCGCGCGCCAGATCTCCAAGAAGGACGGCTCCGAGTGGGGCCGGATCACGGTGGAGGACTTCTACGGCACGGCCACGGTCCTGGCCTTCGGCGAGTCGTGGGCGCGGTGGAAGGACGTGCTGCAGCAGGACACGCCGGTGCTGATCCGGGGCGCCGTCTCCGGCCGCGAGCGCGACGAGGAGGACCCGCCCATGTTCCTGGACGGCGCCGTGCGCCTGGCGGACCTTCGCGAGAGCGGCGAGGTGGGCGTCTGTGTCGAGCTGGGCGCCGACGGCACCGACGCGCTCCGGATCCAGCAGGCGAAGGAGTGCTTCGCCCGGAACCCCGGGCCGGGCCCGCTGGTGGTGGTGTGGCGCAACGGCGGCACGCTCCCCCCGGGCGACGAGCCCCGGCTCCGCTCGCGAACGGTGCGGGTGGCGCCGACGGAGGTGCTGCTGACGGAGCTGCGGGGGGTGCTGGGGGAGGAGCGGGTGAAGCTGGTCAGAGGATAA
- a CDS encoding CVNH domain-containing protein, with amino-acid sequence MATHVYIANSLDQDVYVLPAEKTGWMLADIGFNVAALAVGIGEIRAVAMAGELPATLNTVKSLYYFLKIVASLGGSMFGAASAVTKATEAVLAQVKAHSIKVPAGQVVDVLSLSSFSNYTSLSGVFAWLGDAETFDLLVVTADGKQVTMVSTNTDYSWVVQSDRLVRTVYGTTWQPDPAAGLSLFNTGAFVPAGSYRQTCKDFKVMLACNARTQDGTLSPASIDITALTDVSFSNVDGSLVADGDTTRPNGFVPGGSYSRSCSDVSVVLSCQAQKADGSYQAATLDLTSLRSVSVSNQNGVLVSQAA; translated from the coding sequence ATGGCGACTCACGTCTACATCGCGAACTCGCTCGACCAGGACGTCTACGTCCTTCCCGCGGAGAAGACGGGCTGGATGCTAGCGGACATCGGCTTCAACGTGGCCGCGCTGGCCGTGGGGATCGGTGAGATCCGCGCCGTCGCGATGGCCGGGGAACTGCCGGCCACGCTGAACACCGTGAAGAGCCTGTATTACTTCCTCAAGATCGTGGCCTCGCTGGGCGGCAGCATGTTCGGCGCCGCGAGCGCCGTCACCAAGGCCACGGAGGCGGTGCTCGCGCAGGTCAAGGCCCACTCGATCAAGGTTCCTGCGGGCCAGGTCGTCGACGTCCTCAGCCTGAGCTCGTTCTCCAACTACACGTCGCTGAGCGGCGTCTTTGCCTGGCTCGGCGACGCGGAGACCTTCGACCTGCTGGTGGTGACCGCCGACGGGAAGCAGGTCACGATGGTTTCCACGAACACGGACTACTCCTGGGTCGTCCAGAGCGACCGCCTGGTTCGCACCGTCTACGGCACCACCTGGCAGCCGGATCCCGCCGCGGGCCTGTCCCTGTTCAACACGGGAGCCTTCGTTCCGGCCGGCAGCTACCGGCAGACGTGCAAGGACTTCAAGGTGATGCTGGCCTGCAACGCCAGGACGCAGGACGGAACGCTCAGCCCCGCGAGCATCGACATTACCGCTCTCACCGACGTCTCGTTCAGCAACGTCGACGGCAGCCTGGTCGCGGACGGCGACACGACGCGCCCGAACGGCTTCGTGCCGGGCGGCAGCTACTCCCGGTCGTGCAGCGACGTCAGCGTGGTGTTGAGCTGCCAGGCCCAGAAGGCGGACGGAAGCTACCAGGCGGCCACGCTCGACCTGACCAGCCTCCGCTCGGTGAGCGTGAGCAACCAGAACGGCGTGCTGGTGAGCCAGGCCGCGTAG
- a CDS encoding CoA transferase, translated as MPAPAHPLHGLTVVSLAANVPGPVAAARLRGLGARVVKVEPPAGDPLERYAPDWYRELADGQEVVRLDLKEPAGRGRLEEMLADADLLLTSFRLSALGRLGLAWEALHARHPRLSQVAIFGYPGAERDRAGHDLTYQATEGLLDPGCFPRTLLADLASAERAASAALALLLARERGGAAGYAEVALSDAAAELAAPLRHGLTAPGGLLAGGFPAYGVYPSREGVVAVAALEPHFASRLREELGLEELTRPALAAAFGARTAEEWEAWADARGLPVAAVRPPGS; from the coding sequence ATGCCCGCCCCCGCACACCCCCTGCACGGCCTGACCGTCGTCTCGCTCGCGGCCAACGTCCCCGGACCGGTCGCCGCCGCGCGGCTCCGGGGCCTCGGTGCGCGGGTGGTGAAGGTGGAGCCCCCCGCGGGGGACCCGCTGGAGAGGTACGCGCCGGACTGGTACCGGGAGCTGGCGGACGGTCAGGAGGTCGTCCGGCTGGACCTGAAGGAGCCGGCCGGACGGGGGCGGCTGGAGGAGATGCTCGCGGACGCGGACCTGCTCCTGACCTCGTTCCGCCTTTCCGCGCTCGGGCGGCTGGGGCTCGCCTGGGAGGCGCTGCACGCGCGGCACCCCCGGCTCAGCCAGGTGGCGATCTTCGGCTATCCGGGCGCGGAGCGGGACCGGGCCGGGCACGACCTCACTTACCAGGCCACGGAGGGGCTGCTGGATCCCGGCTGCTTCCCGCGCACGCTGCTGGCGGACCTGGCGAGCGCGGAACGGGCGGCGAGCGCCGCGCTGGCGCTACTCCTGGCCCGGGAGCGCGGCGGCGCCGCCGGTTACGCGGAGGTCGCCCTCTCCGATGCGGCCGCCGAGCTGGCGGCACCGCTGCGGCACGGCCTCACCGCGCCCGGCGGGCTGCTCGCCGGGGGATTCCCCGCTTACGGCGTCTACCCGTCGCGCGAAGGGGTCGTCGCGGTGGCCGCTCTGGAGCCGCACTTCGCGTCGCGGCTTCGGGAGGAGCTGGGACTGGAGGAGCTGACACGCCCCGCGCTTGCGGCGGCGTTCGGTGCCAGGACGGCCGAGGAGTGGGAGGCGTGGGCGGACGCGCGGGGTCTCCCGGTCGCTGCCGTGCGGCCCCCCGGGAGCTGA
- a CDS encoding acetyl-CoA carboxylase carboxyltransferase subunit alpha produces MATVAHLDFERAIADVEEQIARLRTLARERGLDVSAELRSLERKLVELKQDTFRNLSPIERVQVARHPRRPYTLDYAELIFADYVELHGDRMYRDDDSIVGGWARLDGETVMLIGQQKGRDMKENLKRNFGMPHPEGYRKALRLMKLAEKFGRPVVTLIDTPGAYPGLGAEERGQAEAIARNLREMAGLRVPTVAVVIGEGGSGGALAIGVADRVLMLENAVYSVISPEGCAAILWKSGTERDKAAAALRITAPDLKRLGVIDDIVREPAGGAHSDWETTADALRDALVRHLAELRAVPVDELRPARWEKYMSMGEWRTVR; encoded by the coding sequence TTGGCTACCGTAGCCCATCTGGATTTCGAGCGGGCCATCGCCGACGTGGAGGAGCAGATCGCCCGGCTCCGCACGCTGGCGCGTGAGCGCGGGCTGGACGTCTCCGCCGAGCTCCGCTCCCTGGAGCGCAAGCTGGTGGAGCTCAAGCAGGACACCTTCCGCAACCTGAGCCCCATCGAGCGGGTGCAGGTGGCGCGGCACCCCCGGCGGCCGTACACGCTCGACTACGCGGAGCTGATCTTCGCGGACTACGTGGAGCTGCACGGCGACCGCATGTACCGGGACGACGACTCCATCGTCGGCGGGTGGGCGCGGCTGGACGGCGAGACCGTCATGCTGATCGGCCAGCAGAAGGGCCGCGACATGAAGGAGAACCTGAAGCGGAACTTCGGGATGCCGCACCCCGAGGGATACCGCAAGGCGCTCCGGCTCATGAAGCTGGCCGAGAAGTTCGGCCGTCCGGTCGTGACGCTGATCGACACCCCGGGCGCATACCCGGGGCTGGGGGCGGAGGAGCGCGGTCAGGCCGAGGCCATCGCCCGCAACCTCCGGGAGATGGCGGGGCTCCGCGTCCCCACCGTGGCCGTGGTCATCGGGGAGGGCGGCTCCGGCGGCGCGCTCGCCATCGGCGTGGCCGACCGCGTGCTGATGCTCGAGAACGCCGTCTACTCGGTGATCTCGCCGGAGGGGTGCGCGGCGATCCTCTGGAAGTCCGGCACGGAGCGCGACAAGGCCGCCGCCGCGCTGCGCATCACCGCGCCCGACCTGAAGCGGCTGGGCGTGATCGACGACATCGTCCGGGAGCCCGCCGGCGGCGCCCACTCGGACTGGGAGACCACCGCGGACGCGCTCCGCGACGCGCTGGTCCGGCACCTGGCGGAGCTGCGCGCCGTCCCCGTGGACGAGCTGCGCCCCGCCCGCTGGGAGAAGTACATGTCCATGGGGGAGTGGCGCACCGTCCGCTGA
- the metG gene encoding methionine--tRNA ligase translates to MPSEPDTFYVTTPIYYVNDRPHVGHVYSTTVADMLARYHRLRGDDTFFLTGTDEHAAKVVTAAAERGLGPQEWADRNAAAFQEAFARLGVSNDDFIRTSEARHRERVTDYVRRLLDSGDVYFGEYEGWYDAGQEEYVPENKAKEYDFRSPINGQPLVRKSEQNAFFRLSAYQDRLLELLEDGLVQPEARRNELLARVREGLNDVPVSRTGTQGWGIPVPGHPEQSIYVWIDALMNYLTTVDTEERRRYWPADVHLIAKDILWFHGVIWPALLLALGRPVPRRVYAHSFWIADGRKMSKSLGNFVDLERIDDYVSRFSLDALRWFLATQGPLGTTDADFAEAKFVEVYNSDLANTLGNSFSRVANMIGRYFGGEAPAPGDAGELRAAAERCVAAYREAMGGLRLDDAAGAALDLVREIDGYIERTAPFKLAKDPERMPEVGAILYDCAEAMRIASLLLWPVLPAKMEEVWRRTGGDEYASAMADRGRGRLEEWTAWGQLRPGTAIAKGEALFPRHQP, encoded by the coding sequence ATGCCCAGCGAGCCCGACACCTTCTACGTCACCACGCCGATCTACTACGTGAACGATCGGCCGCACGTGGGCCACGTGTACTCCACCACGGTGGCCGACATGCTCGCGCGGTACCACCGCCTGCGCGGGGACGACACCTTCTTCCTCACGGGGACGGACGAGCACGCGGCCAAGGTGGTGACGGCGGCGGCGGAGCGGGGGCTGGGGCCGCAGGAGTGGGCGGACCGGAACGCCGCCGCGTTCCAGGAGGCGTTCGCGCGCCTGGGAGTCTCCAACGACGACTTCATCCGCACCAGCGAGGCGCGCCACCGTGAGCGCGTCACCGACTACGTGCGCCGGCTCCTGGACTCCGGCGACGTGTACTTCGGCGAGTACGAGGGGTGGTACGATGCGGGGCAGGAGGAGTACGTCCCGGAGAACAAGGCCAAGGAGTACGACTTCCGCTCCCCCATCAACGGGCAGCCGCTGGTCCGCAAGTCGGAGCAGAACGCCTTCTTCCGCCTGAGCGCCTACCAGGACCGCCTCCTGGAGCTGCTGGAGGACGGGCTGGTGCAGCCCGAGGCGCGCCGCAACGAGCTCCTCGCCCGCGTGCGGGAGGGGCTGAACGACGTGCCGGTCTCCCGCACGGGGACGCAGGGGTGGGGGATCCCCGTCCCCGGTCACCCGGAGCAGTCGATCTACGTCTGGATCGACGCGCTGATGAACTACCTGACCACGGTGGACACGGAGGAGCGGCGCAGGTACTGGCCCGCGGACGTGCACCTGATCGCCAAGGACATCCTCTGGTTCCACGGGGTGATCTGGCCGGCGCTCCTACTGGCGCTGGGCCGGCCGGTCCCGCGGCGGGTGTACGCCCACTCCTTCTGGATCGCGGACGGGCGGAAGATGAGCAAGTCGCTCGGCAACTTCGTCGACCTGGAGCGGATCGACGACTACGTGTCGCGCTTCTCCCTGGACGCGCTCCGCTGGTTCCTGGCGACGCAGGGGCCGCTGGGGACGACCGACGCCGACTTCGCCGAGGCCAAGTTCGTGGAGGTGTACAACTCCGACCTGGCGAACACCCTCGGCAACTCGTTCAGCCGCGTCGCCAACATGATCGGGCGCTACTTCGGCGGGGAGGCGCCCGCGCCCGGGGACGCCGGGGAGCTGCGGGCTGCCGCGGAGCGGTGCGTCGCGGCGTACCGGGAGGCGATGGGCGGGCTGCGGCTGGACGACGCGGCGGGGGCGGCGCTCGACCTGGTCCGCGAGATCGACGGCTACATCGAGCGGACGGCTCCGTTCAAGCTCGCCAAGGACCCGGAGCGGATGCCCGAGGTCGGGGCGATCCTGTACGACTGCGCGGAGGCCATGCGGATCGCGTCGCTCCTGCTCTGGCCGGTGCTCCCGGCGAAGATGGAGGAGGTGTGGCGGCGAACCGGGGGCGACGAGTACGCCTCCGCCATGGCCGACCGCGGACGGGGGCGGCTGGAGGAGTGGACCGCGTGGGGGCAACTGCGGCCAGGGACGGCCATCGCCAAGGGGGAGGCGCTGTTCCCGCGCCACCAGCCGTAG
- the ricT gene encoding regulatory iron-sulfur-containing complex subunit RicT gives MSLPLPVFQPRPDLRELPRVVEVAFKGTHRAYFRTTDAELRVGEYVLVEVERGRDLGRVRSVGGVAAKKCSSCKGEGASEDEAPAARVLRRAEPGEVQALHVLRADEERVRRTTREMVEQHGLKMKVSEVEWQWDRNKLTIYFTAERRVDFRQLVRDLARTFRTRIELKQIGVRDEAALLGGVGRCGRELCCSTWLREIKPISLQLAKDQNLSLNPTQISGTCGRLMCCLTYEHDAYLAARKRFPREGKMVRTSKGTEKVIGIDIWKNQVTLLDESRQRRVVELEELRAEMAGAGPAAPREREVAPAAPSQPLPSPAEKQRPPRRPRVHNDRRGGGHGQDSRGGPQA, from the coding sequence GTGAGCCTTCCGTTGCCCGTATTCCAGCCACGCCCCGACCTGCGCGAGCTTCCGCGCGTCGTCGAGGTGGCGTTCAAGGGGACCCACCGCGCCTACTTCCGCACCACGGACGCCGAGCTCCGGGTGGGGGAGTACGTGCTGGTGGAGGTGGAGCGGGGGCGCGACCTGGGCCGGGTGCGCTCGGTGGGGGGCGTCGCCGCGAAGAAGTGCTCCAGCTGCAAGGGCGAGGGCGCAAGTGAGGACGAGGCTCCCGCCGCGCGCGTCCTGCGCCGCGCCGAGCCGGGCGAGGTGCAGGCGCTGCACGTGCTCCGGGCGGACGAGGAGCGGGTCCGCCGCACCACCCGCGAGATGGTGGAGCAGCACGGCCTGAAGATGAAGGTGAGCGAGGTGGAGTGGCAGTGGGACCGGAACAAGCTGACCATCTACTTCACGGCCGAGCGGCGGGTGGACTTCCGGCAGCTGGTCCGCGACCTGGCCCGCACCTTCCGCACCCGGATCGAGCTGAAGCAGATCGGCGTGCGCGACGAGGCGGCGCTCCTGGGAGGCGTGGGGCGGTGCGGGCGCGAGCTGTGCTGCTCCACCTGGCTCCGCGAGATCAAGCCCATCTCCCTGCAGCTCGCCAAGGACCAGAACCTGTCGCTGAACCCCACGCAGATCTCCGGCACCTGCGGCCGGCTGATGTGTTGCCTCACCTACGAGCACGACGCCTACCTGGCCGCCCGCAAGCGCTTCCCGCGGGAGGGGAAGATGGTCCGCACGTCGAAGGGCACCGAGAAGGTGATCGGGATCGACATCTGGAAGAACCAGGTCACGCTGCTGGACGAGTCCCGCCAGCGCCGCGTGGTGGAGCTGGAGGAGCTGCGCGCCGAGATGGCCGGCGCGGGCCCCGCCGCTCCGCGCGAGAGGGAGGTCGCCCCCGCCGCTCCCTCGCAGCCCCTCCCCTCCCCCGCCGAGAAGCAGCGCCCCCCGCGCCGCCCGCGCGTGCACAACGACCGGCGCGGCGGCGGTCACGGCCAGGACTCAAGAGGCGGCCCGCAGGCGTAG
- a CDS encoding peptidoglycan DD-metalloendopeptidase family protein, with amino-acid sequence MARSKWTLMLVPHDNERVRSIQISSRSVRVAVSTALVCTFTLAVFSIGFFVKQAHHVRAATLERENRLLAAEVDQMRSQMETLSESIEDLSQKGEKYRVVAGLPKIDPAVERVGIGGPGTATLQSAALFRMSPERGKKVFETSTDLATLMRRAALLRNSMDEALDAMESNRERLAATPSIAPSAGHLSSLFSRNRQHPVLRITRPHKGIDIAAPVGEPILAPAKGRVSYSGFKSGGYGNVVEIDHGYGYVTRFAHASRLLVKIGQAVQRGQPIAEVGATGLVSGPHLHYEVEVNGRPVDPLNFIIDDAIPD; translated from the coding sequence ATGGCCCGATCCAAGTGGACGCTGATGCTCGTCCCGCACGACAACGAGCGCGTCAGATCCATCCAGATCTCCAGCCGGAGCGTCCGCGTCGCAGTCTCCACCGCCCTGGTCTGCACCTTCACCCTCGCTGTCTTCAGCATCGGCTTCTTCGTCAAGCAGGCGCACCACGTCCGCGCCGCCACGCTGGAGCGCGAGAACCGGCTCCTGGCCGCCGAGGTGGACCAGATGCGCTCCCAGATGGAGACGCTCTCCGAGTCCATCGAGGACCTTTCGCAGAAGGGGGAGAAGTACCGGGTGGTCGCGGGGCTCCCCAAGATCGACCCGGCGGTGGAGCGGGTGGGGATCGGCGGGCCGGGGACGGCCACGCTCCAGTCCGCGGCGCTCTTCCGGATGAGCCCCGAGCGGGGGAAGAAGGTCTTCGAGACCTCCACCGACCTCGCTACCCTGATGCGCCGCGCCGCACTGCTGCGCAACAGCATGGACGAGGCGCTCGACGCCATGGAGAGCAACCGGGAGCGGCTCGCAGCCACCCCGTCGATCGCACCCTCCGCCGGACACCTCTCCAGCCTGTTCAGCCGCAACCGGCAGCACCCCGTCCTCCGCATCACCCGCCCGCACAAGGGGATCGACATCGCCGCGCCGGTCGGGGAGCCGATCCTGGCCCCGGCGAAGGGACGGGTCAGCTATTCCGGCTTCAAGTCCGGCGGGTACGGCAACGTGGTGGAGATCGACCACGGCTACGGCTACGTGACGCGCTTCGCGCACGCCTCCCGGCTCCTGGTGAAGATCGGCCAGGCGGTGCAGCGCGGCCAGCCGATCGCCGAGGTGGGCGCCACCGGGCTGGTGAGCGGCCCGCACCTGCACTACGAGGTGGAGGTGAACGGGCGCCCGGTGGACCCGCTGAACTTCATCATCGACGACGCGATCCCCGACTAG